The sequence acagaaagggatcttttatatgcaccatcccacagacaagatagcacatgccacagcttttggtataccagtcgtagtgcattggctagagcgagaaatatcccaatgggcccaccgacggggatcgatcctaaaccgaccgcgcatcaggctacACCCCGCCCTATGTGCCACAGGTATGACAATTGTGATTCTGGCCGCCTTCCTTGAGTCTCACTTCGTCGGCTTCCTctgaaataatttgtttatgtttCTAACCATCCAACTTTCCTTATTACCttcagggttttatcacctatgtttctagactccgatgATGGGCATCATTCCCCACCATtctacagaaagaaatgttttatttaacgacgcactcaacacattttatttacggttatatggcgtcagacatatggttaaggaccacacagattttgagaggaaacccgctgtcgctactacatgggctactctttccgattagcagcaagggatcttttgtttgcgtttcccacaggcaggatagcacaaaccatggcctttgttgaaccagttatggatctcGTCCCAGCCACAATAtatccacaactggtataacaaaggccatggtatgtactatcttgtctgtgggatggtgcatataaaagatcccttgctgctaatcgaaaagagtagtccatgaagtggcgacagcgagtttcttctctttatatatgtgtggttcttaactatatgcctgacgccatataaccgaaaataaaatgtgttttgttaaattcctaatgcagcaagggttttttttatatgcactttcccacaaacagaaaagcacataccacggcttttgatataccagtcgtggtacactggctggaacgagaaatagcccaatgggcctaccgacggggatcgatcctagaccgatcgcacatcaagcaagtgaaaaaaaaacacctgatGGTCATTCACAAATGCTGTATGAATGgaataatgaatacaaataaacattctatcacattttttattttatgttttatgcgAATTTGCTAAACGTTTTTTGCACAgtatatatttggtttaaacaatatgtgtttatatattaacagaTTGGATTGGTCAACCGGCTATATAAAGACCTTCCCCTATATTATATACTcaaaagacaaaaattattgtgacatggattgtttggagtaatacattagtgaatggatttatggatgtaaacctgagaaaatgtgcatgcaacagctcaaagaaatgtaACCAAGCAGTtattgcagcgattgcatgcaaTGTGCAAGAAATGCTGTCCACTGTTCACCATAAAAaagccagacattcagtcgtaaagcattgccactctgtgcagccttcagaaatACAGAAGTCGGAAAAACGCCATTaatgaactgtttgatgcagtttcgtcatgccacgcctcggTGAAAATGACAggtggcgagtcatagggatgcttgaatatAATATAACGCAATAtaatttgttggggttttttttattaaacgtGCATACAGAATCAGTTGAGACAACACCGTTTAAATTGaaacttttaataaaatgatttacagatatgtataaaaaaaaatctaaaatataaGATGCACAGGAAGCATGCTAACTTAAGAAATATGTATCATTTTACAGAGCTGGACGGTAatgaaatttcaggttcggtatCTGAATCAGTAGGCCCTATTTTTGCTGCGATTTACTTCGGTATAGctattcggtattgacacaataccgATACCAATATCGAGAGCTATTTTTGGTATATTCTGCTTTAAATGCAGGCCCGAATTAAGTATCAactggggttggggttttttttctcgatTCTGAGGAAGAACTATGTACATTCGCTCTTCTTTTCAGCCATTTTGCGTTCGTCGGATACATTGTTAGTGATTTACTAAATGGCGGGAAACATTTTTTCAATACCAAAAGTACGGCATTTTGATATTTGCTCGGTACAGTAAATCTGTATTGACATGATACAGATACCGAACTGTGTATACGGTATACCGTCCAGCTCTACAATGTTTAAACCCTGTTCATATCCAACGTGAGTCAACTGTTAATATAAATCGGTTTTAGCTGAAAAGACCTACATGTTTAGCTCGTATCAGTCTTCGTTTGCCATGTGGTGCATATATTTAaagctgaagtttgttttgtttaacgacacaagtagagcacattgatttattaatcatcggctactgggtgtcaaaacatttggtaatttttacatttagtcttGGCGAGGAAgcccgctaaatgtttccattagcagcacgggatcttttatatgcaccataccacaggatagcacataccacggcctttgatataccagttgtggtgcactggttggaatgaggaatagcccaatggacccaccgacggggaccgatcctagaccgaccgtgcatcaggccaGCACTTTGACCGTTGCCTATGTCTCGCCCTGAACTAGATGTAGATCCCACCCCCGCACAGAGCAAGATATACATTTAAACACTGTACTGAGCCAGTCTATGAATTTGTTCCCGACCCCCTCccaaagtacatttaaaaggTACCGAGCCAGTTTATGAATTTGTTCCCGACCCCCTCccaaagtacatttaaaaggTACCAAGCCAGTCTATGAATTTGTTCCCGACCCCCTCCGGAAGTACATTTAAAAGGTACCAAGCCAGTCTATGAATTTGTTCCCGACCCCCTCTGGAAGTACATTTAAAAGGTACCAAGCCAGTCTATGAATTTGTTGCACTGCACCAGCTTGTGCACGATGTGCTGCCAACAGTGGGGAGACATGGAGATACCGGACTGAGTCCAGTTACTCACGGGGTCGCACTTCCACCGACAGCAGGTGGCGCTGCTCATGTGCCTGGCCTTGCAGTGCTCGGCGTGTTCGACGAAGAAGCACTTGAGGATGTTCTGCACTTCCTCGTGCTGGGCGCCTCGCTCTTTGACGTCCGCCAGCTTCTTCAGCAGGGCCTGGCACGTCCTCCACGGAACCACGACGTCGCTGTCCGCGCTCGCGAACTCACGCATCTCCGGACCGTCCAGCTCCGTGAGACGTCTCGTGCAGGCGTCCTCCAGAGATGGGAGGCCGTACGTGCCCGCAAAGCCGAACCAGTCGCACAGGTCGGTGACTCGGACCTGACGTTTGTCCATGGCTGTGACGAGAACGTCCACGCAGCTGGATTTAACGTCGTCCATCTGATACTCGTGTGCGAGCGGGTAGACCTTCAAGGCGACGTCGTCtgaccgaaaaaaaaaaaaaggaacgcAACATGGATAGATTCAACTGTGAAGATGGCATTAAAGAGACGGACCCtaggtttttaaacactacgacgtatttttcttCTCTATTAAAGtcatttttgatcatttaaattagatgtTCTTAcaacctgaagtggttctggtcatccaagtttttgtaataccttaaagggacattcctgagtatgccgcattgtaagatgtttccgactaataaaatatttctacgattaaacttacatattaactatattttcttgttcagaatatcagtgtctgtatattcaatgtatttctggtagtcttaatatttgtaagaagcccaaactggatttcgtcttcaaataatttcgtacgtacggaaaaaatatatattaggaaataaatgaaatttaaactagtacaaatattagaacaagcagaaacacgtttaatatacagccactaatattttatgcagaaaaatatatatttgatatgcaattacagtcgttaaaaagtctctgttagttgataacatcttaaacattgcagcaaactctggaatgtccctttaaaatgcatttttcacgaTTCTAAAATCGCACattcgtctaagaagtaacggATATCGAGACAAGTTCTAGtcatttttagacggtatttctgTTTAAACATCAGACTTTAGGTTCTCCCTGTTATAATCTTACCAAAATTTgctgcaggtttgtagataagtaataaacttaatgttaattttcacgggttcaaaCTATGGTTTGcgcatttaacaaaaaaaaacgttaaaaCAGGCCCATAGTAACGATATATGGAGAGTGTGGGGTGAGGCACAAACTTGGTGCGGTTTACAGAGTTTAGTGGGGGTCACAAGTCATATTTaaacctttatttatatagtggGGCAAAAAATATGTCCATTTCCATCCTCGAGTGGTGGGTCCTATGGACCTGTAAATGGACTCTTCCACGATGGCACTACGGAAATTGCCGTCATGCTCCCTACCTTTGCAGTAAAGCCCTCTAATTTCACCCCTATCTATCAACGGCAATGTATTGCCGCGCCTTTCGTCACCTCTTGCCGTCAATGGGTTACTAGTAGAAGACTGGGAGAGTATTCATGTatgtcaataaaacaatattcaatGAATCATTCAATGAATAATTAAACCACGTTCTATCAATCAGTTATAATATGGGATCTGTGAGGGGTGAGCTCATGATCCAATTGTAATTGTAAGGCGGTTGAAATACGAGCAAGTTAaaattttcattgttattggaTGCGTATCCGTACTGGGGGATGGGGGAGAGGGAAGTCTGGCCCACTGTGTATGCCATGCGTACGGGGTGTGTGCAAAatatttaggtgtttttttgtgtaaacctatgattttaaaacaaacaaaaaagaagaaaaaagtttatATTCTAAGATTTATGTAATGTCAATACGTTTTACCATACCAAATATGATCAATGTGTATCACACATTTATTCACCAGTGagcgagacgtaacccagtggtaaagtgctcggtttgggatcgacacccgtcgatggacccattgggtcaTTTTTcattctagctagtgcaccacgactggtatgtgctatcctgactgtgggatattgcatataaaagatcccttgcgatATTAGGAAAAATGTCGCAGATTTTCTCTGGTGAttacgtgtcaaaattatcaaatgtttgacatccaatagccgatgattaattaatgtgctccagtggtgtcgttaaacaaaacaaacttattcgCCAGGCAGTTGGCTTACATTTTAGTCTTAGGACAGCATACAATTGTTTCATGATCTACAGCccaaagataaaaaaagaagttattttttcaaaaataaaaatcagtttACTCATACAGAGggggcccctgcgcgtgctgtaacctcaccgtggtgcaggggtgtaacattctctttgagaatgggccaatacagcacaaattgaagtttagagtaaaattcggtgtccgtaaaattctgtgatatttgtatttgtatttttgcacagttctttacactgtttttgtttaaaccttgaatttttatattgatgttgatcatcactttatttatttgcattaccatagtttgacacccaatagccgatgtatttttcgtgctggggtgtcgttaaacattcattcattcattcatacagaGGGGAGcagtatttagctcagtcggctgagtgttcacttgatgtgcttgcatcgcaggatcgaaccacctcggtggatccattcaactgattaggtttttaCTTGTTcagaccagtgcaccacaactggtcataggccatggtatgtgcttttctgtctgtgggaaaatgcatatcaaagattccttgctgcattaggaaaaatgtagtggatttcctctgttgactacgtgtcacaattaccgaatgttcgacatccaatagaagatgattaattaatcaatatcctctagttgtgtcgttaaacaaaaacactttttttgtgtgtgaatttgGCAATTGCTGTAGCCAGCTCTGAGACTATATACTTGTTCCTGTGAAATCGGTCTACCAGGTGGTAAATAGGCTGACCGTAAATattgacatctttcttttaaagtcagtggcgggacgtagtgCTGCTCAGTGGAAAAGTGCTCGCAGGGCTCAAAATCAGAGCGTCTAGATTATGCTAACCCCACTCCCATTGcaagtgatatttaatgttggatTAGTAAAtaaattctcttttttttcattcccaGTCTCttatttacaattaaaacaacacatgacaagggtaaaacatgggctgtgtacatacaaataataaaacacaatataataatttaaggTAGTGgcttccacccccaccccctccctccatatctatctatctgtctatctgtctgtctgtctctctgtctctctctctctctctctctctctctctctctctctctctctctcatatacacacgcacactgCACACACAATGCACACATTTCATCCTATGAACcacgtacataaatatttttaaacactcacatgagatatatataaacataagatGTACAAAGAAAGTTACCAAATTAGGTCTGTTCAAAGAGAGAATGATACACTGACCACTTGATGAAGAATTTATTAAGATTGTTAGTATTATTCTTTGAAGTAtcctatattggaaccatctaaGTTTTATTTCTTGTGTGGTTACAAATGGTTTTAAGTAGATAAGTGCCAATTAaagtctaaaataaaataattttgatattgcagaatttggcttgtgtataataatatagtttcGTCGTTTCGAATCATTTCTGATAGAACAAAGTTTTCATTGAACATAAGAATCAcctaaaggaatatttgtctCTAGTTTATTTAGTTTCGTTTTCTTAAGGTAAGCCTCAAGTCGGTTAATAACTCATTGATATTCCAAAAaagatacatttaatttgtataaattattaaatgctgttaaagttaaaaagttgccATATTCATCAATAAGATCACACATTTGAGAAATACTTTTCCCAAGCCACTTCTATTTTAAAAACGATttgctgttaatttttatattggaattataaaaaattggttctgataAGCTGTCTTCGAaagataaaaatttaattaatgataAGTCacggaataaaataataagtctttccaaaatacttttttttttttttttaaacacaattgGGGAAAATCATTATGTTACGGAGTtgtggaaggaagaaaggaaggaaatgttttatttaacgacgcactcaacacattttatttacggttatatggcgtcagacaaatggttacggaccacacagatattgagaggaaacctgctgttgccacttcatgggctactcttttcgattagcagcaagggatcttttatatgcaccatcgcaaagacaggataacacataccacggtttttgatgtaccagttgtggtgcactggctggagcgagaaatagcccaatgggcccaccaatggggattgatcccagaaccgaccacgcatcaagtgaattCTTTACCTGCCCGCTGGAGTTGTGGAAAACAAGCAAAAAGAATAGGTTTCCATTTTGGATCTTTGGTTTCCAGTTTACGTAGACCAGTAATCTCAAAAGCTTTAACATAGTTAAATACATCTATCATTCCGAGACCTCCCTCATTAACAGGTTTACACGAAGTTGTTCTTTTTATCCTTTCTGGATTTTGATTCCAtacaaatttaaacaatattccGTGTAATTCTTTCTGAACTGTTTCTGATCGATTTGGTAATGTTCGAAGTACATGTAGATAACTCTGCttagatattttattatagttattctTCCAAGGGCTGAATACTGAGctactgagctaaattctgccCCCCGTTGCCTATAGAGCTATGCATTCtgaagtacataatatataggtGTCATGTACACTTATAATAgagatatttgttttgtttaaatacaccattagagcacactgatttattcatcatcagctattggatatatatcaaacatttggtatttttcaCATACTGTCTTAGACTAGAGAGGAACCCGTTACCTgataaatttttccattagtagcaaaggatcttttataaattatatgcaccatctcagagataggatagcacataccacagcttttgatataccagtcatgcaatctaattaaaattagctccactattacatgtggatctaacaccagccagttcatgtccaccaatcaaaaccttacttgcagaatcatgccagtgattttaaaataatttgaaaacattccaaattatcctgagggtatacgatatgtttcgtgtgaattacgaatgccttaaaacatgttttattttataaaataaataatttgtaatgtaaaactgaagactgatttagttaggttttttttataaataaataaataatttttaatgtaaaattgaagattgATAACCCACTccatacgtattggtatggttcactgtactgcggccactaaaatagactcgcccgatatttttagaatttgtatgctcccaaataacgttataaaaggcgaagtgtgattggtcaatatttaaattattatttacagacgaaatgttacctggacattggggactacgcagtgttgttagcaatctgattaaaataagttctactggtctaaataaggcattcgtaattcacatgaaacatatcgtaggcctataccctcaggataattcggaatgttttcaaattatgtatatatagcaAGAGATATATTTCagtaatattgtttaataaacatttaataacattaaataaatgtttaataaacagtttattattattttcataatgtCAAATCTTTGATGAACAATAAGCTGAAAAAAGTGTGGAATAACTAGAATACTGATAAgtacaaagtaaagtttgttttgtttaacaacaccactag comes from Gigantopelta aegis isolate Gae_Host chromosome 13, Gae_host_genome, whole genome shotgun sequence and encodes:
- the LOC121387477 gene encoding uncharacterized protein LOC121387477 isoform X1, with translation MPRPRKRIHDDTLQKHASASGSKSAKMSDSNDTYDFTKAKSYTDLVLRVDGQCLHVSRSVLMMASPVFEKMFESDFCEKSKDIIDLPHKNFDDVHSLLQLLVPGCNRTKLTYDVALKVYPLAHEYQMDDVKSSCVDVLVTAMDKRQVRVTDLCDWFGFAGTYGLPSLEDACTRRLTELDGPEMREFASADSDVVVPWRTCQALLKKLADVKERGAQHEEVQNILKCFFVEHAEHCKARHMSSATCCRWKCDPVSNWTQSGISMSPHCWQHIVHKLVQCNKFIDWLGTF